Proteins co-encoded in one Arthrobacter alpinus genomic window:
- the efeB gene encoding iron uptake transporter deferrochelatase/peroxidase subunit: MTEITPAADKVSRRRFLSGSAAVAGAGGLVLGAAGGTAIAAAAAPEPVSEEVRMAERASLTYPFYGQHQGGIDTPPQDHLVFTAFDVTALTAVELQLVLAKWSAAMSELTAGSPVGKVQPEREQAIPVDTGEATDMGPQGLTLTLGFGPSLFDGRFGLEKFKPVDFADLPAMAGESLDPALTGGDLCIQACANDPQVAYHAVRNLARMARTSVRTKWTVLGFGRASAGAEQATPRNLMGFKDGTRNIQEPADFSDQVWVGEEAGQPWMVGGSYLVARKIHMLIETWDEDPIGDQQTIFGRTKKEGAPLTGAKEHDVPDFHAAVAGGTADETVIAADSHIALAAHENNNGTKILRRGYNFTDGLDSVGRLDAGLMFLSFQRSPEQFIALQRKLGKSDRLNEYIRHVGSGVFAVPAGLPAAGSYYGKEFFA; encoded by the coding sequence ATGACTGAGATCACTCCTGCCGCGGACAAGGTTTCCCGGCGCAGGTTCTTGAGCGGATCTGCCGCCGTGGCCGGTGCCGGGGGGCTGGTTCTGGGCGCCGCCGGAGGTACGGCTATTGCCGCCGCCGCGGCGCCCGAGCCGGTCTCCGAAGAAGTCCGCATGGCCGAGCGGGCTTCTCTGACATACCCCTTTTATGGGCAGCATCAGGGCGGGATTGACACTCCCCCGCAGGACCATCTGGTTTTTACCGCCTTTGACGTGACGGCGCTAACGGCCGTGGAATTGCAGCTGGTCTTGGCCAAGTGGTCGGCCGCCATGTCCGAGCTGACGGCGGGTTCCCCCGTGGGGAAGGTGCAGCCTGAACGCGAACAAGCCATTCCCGTTGATACAGGTGAAGCCACGGACATGGGGCCGCAGGGGTTGACGCTGACGCTGGGCTTTGGGCCATCGTTATTTGACGGCAGGTTTGGGCTGGAGAAGTTCAAACCGGTCGATTTTGCGGACCTTCCCGCCATGGCCGGCGAGTCGCTGGATCCGGCCTTGACCGGGGGCGACCTCTGCATTCAGGCCTGTGCCAACGATCCTCAGGTGGCCTATCACGCTGTGCGAAACCTGGCCCGAATGGCCCGGACCTCGGTGCGGACCAAGTGGACAGTGCTGGGCTTTGGCCGTGCATCTGCCGGAGCTGAGCAAGCCACGCCGCGAAACCTCATGGGCTTCAAGGACGGCACCCGCAATATCCAAGAACCCGCCGATTTTTCGGACCAGGTGTGGGTTGGCGAGGAAGCAGGCCAGCCGTGGATGGTGGGCGGCAGCTACCTCGTGGCCCGGAAGATTCACATGTTGATTGAGACGTGGGACGAAGACCCCATTGGCGATCAGCAAACCATTTTTGGCCGGACCAAGAAAGAGGGCGCTCCGCTGACCGGGGCCAAAGAGCACGACGTCCCGGACTTCCACGCCGCAGTAGCTGGCGGCACAGCGGATGAGACGGTCATCGCAGCGGACTCACACATAGCCTTGGCCGCTCACGAAAACAACAACGGCACCAAGATCCTGCGCCGGGGTTACAACTTCACGGACGGCCTGGATTCGGTGGGCCGTCTGGATGCCGGGCTTATGTTCCTGAGCTTTCAACGCAGCCCGGAGCAGTTTATTGCCCTGCAGCGAAAACTGGGGAAATCGGATCGACTCAACGAGTACATCCGCCATGTGGGTTCGGGCGTCTTCGCCGTTCCCGCCGGTCTGCCCGCCGCCGGTAGCTACTATGGCAAGGAATTCTTCGCCTAA